Genomic DNA from Ilyobacter polytropus DSM 2926:
AGTGATATGAGTGGATGGCTACTAATGGGACTTCCTGGAGCTGTGTATCTATCTGGTATTAATCAGGCTTGGATAGCCATTGGACTTTTAGTAGGAACCTATTTAAACTGGAAGTTTGTCGCACCAAAACTAAGGGTTCAGACAGAAGAGACAGATACAATGACTATTTCCACTTTTTTAGAAAAAAAATTGGGAGATAACACCGGGCTTATTAGAAATTTCTCAGCAATAGTTACACTTTTTTTCTTTACAATTTATTCATCATCTGGACTGGTAGCAGCAGGGAAACTCTTTGAATCTATGTTGGGGATAGATTATAAAATTGCCGTAATTATAGGGGCACTTACAATAGTAACTTACACCTTTATGGGGGGATATCTGGCTTCTTGCTGGACAGACTTTTTTCAGGGTGCTCTTATGTTTGGAGCTATAATACTTGTGCCTCTTATGGCATTGAATATTTCCGGTGGTACTCAAGGGGTAATAGATGCAATGACAGCCAAAAATATAAGTATGGATATTTTTAGCAGTGGATCTGGAAAACTTGGACCAGTTGCGATCATCTCTTCTCTTGCATGGGGGCTAGGATACTTTGGACAGCCTCATATATTAGTCAGATTCATGAGCATAAACTCTGTGAAAGATCTTAAAAAATCAAGATTAATAGCTATGATATGGGTAGTGATATCTCTAGCTGGGGCAATAGCAGTAGGTCTAGCAGGAATAGCAATGTTTGCAAACCCTGCAGATATGGGTGGCGATTCTGAAAAATTATTTATTTATATGATATCAAAGCTCTTTAATCCTTGGTTTGGAGGAATTCTTTTGGCTGCGATACTGTCTGCAATAATGTCTACAATAGATTCTCAACTTCTTGTATCGTCGACGACACTTACAGAGGATTTTTATAAATATATAAAAAAAGATGTAAATGACAAGGAACTCATGTGGGTAGGAAGAATTTGTGTGATAGGTATATCTATCGTCTCTGTACTTATGGCACTTAATCCTAGTGCAAAGGTTTTGGCCTTAGTTTCTTATGCATGGGGAGGATTCGGAGCTGTATTTGGTCCAGCCATTATAGCGACTCTTTACTTTAAAAATATGAACTGGAAAAGTGTATTCACAGGAATGGTGGCAGGGATGCTTGTTTTGGTAACATGGAAGCATCTAGGTTATGGTTCATTTATGTATGAGATTGTTCCAGGGTTTATGGCAAATGCATTGGTAACGCTTATAGGAGAGAAGGTATTTTTCAAAGAAAAATCACAGGAAACAAATGAACTTGCTTAGGGAGCTTTTAGCTCCCTTTTTTCTTGATTTTTTAAACAATATACATTAAAATTATATTAGCTGATTTAAATTTTGTGAAGATCTATAGAAGATAATCGCATTATGATTTTAAGAGGTTTAATTTCAACGGTTTCTATGGAAACAATTACTAAAAAACAAGCAATTAAACTTAAAGGGGGAAATTTTAATGGACGCTAATATTTGGAAAAAATTTGAAAACTGGTCAAGTTCAGACTATATTGATGCAGAGGACAGAGAAGAACTGAAACAGATAAAGGATAATACCAAAGAGGTGGAAGATAGATTTTATACTGATCTAGAATTTGGAACTGGAGGTATGAGAGGTATAAGAGGAGTAGGTACCAACAGAATAAATAAATATATAGTAAAAAAAGCAGCCCAGGGGATAGCAAACTATATGCTGAAAATGGATGCGGAGGCGGCAGTGGATAGAGGTGTGGTTATAGCTTATGACTGCAGAATAGGATCCTATGAATATTCTCTTAATATGGCTCTTGTTTTTGCGGCAAACGGTATAAAAACCAATCTTTTCGAATCTTTGAGATCAACACCGGAGTTATCCTTTGCA
This window encodes:
- the putP gene encoding sodium/proline symporter PutP, which produces MAGFETLFTFGIYMIFLIGVGVYFYNKTNNVEDYLIGGRGMGSWVTALSAQASDMSGWLLMGLPGAVYLSGINQAWIAIGLLVGTYLNWKFVAPKLRVQTEETDTMTISTFLEKKLGDNTGLIRNFSAIVTLFFFTIYSSSGLVAAGKLFESMLGIDYKIAVIIGALTIVTYTFMGGYLASCWTDFFQGALMFGAIILVPLMALNISGGTQGVIDAMTAKNISMDIFSSGSGKLGPVAIISSLAWGLGYFGQPHILVRFMSINSVKDLKKSRLIAMIWVVISLAGAIAVGLAGIAMFANPADMGGDSEKLFIYMISKLFNPWFGGILLAAILSAIMSTIDSQLLVSSTTLTEDFYKYIKKDVNDKELMWVGRICVIGISIVSVLMALNPSAKVLALVSYAWGGFGAVFGPAIIATLYFKNMNWKSVFTGMVAGMLVLVTWKHLGYGSFMYEIVPGFMANALVTLIGEKVFFKEKSQETNELA